From Medicago truncatula cultivar Jemalong A17 chromosome 7, MtrunA17r5.0-ANR, whole genome shotgun sequence, a single genomic window includes:
- the LOC11442551 gene encoding DExH-box ATP-dependent RNA helicase DExH9: MGSLKRKSPPGEEEPSPSHQAQQPLHDCVHDVSYPHGYVHPPPSSSSSSTKEPAKTFPFTLDPFQSQSITCLENSESVMVSAHTSAGKTVVALYAIAMSLRNKQRVIYTSPIKALSNQKYREFKEEFSDVGLMTGDVTIDPNASCLVMTTEIWRSMQYKGSEVTREVAWIIFDEVHYMRDRERGVVWEESIVMSPKNARFVFLSATVPNAKEFADWVAKVHQQPCHIVYTDYRPTPLQHYIFPSGSEGLYLVVDEKGKFREDSFQKALNALIPAADGDRKKENAKWQKGLVLGKAAEESDIFKMVKMIIQRQYDPVILFSFSKRECEFLAMQMAKMDLNGDIEKDNIEKIFWCAMDMLSDDDKKLPQVSNMLPLLKRGIGVHHSGLLPILKEVIEILFQEGLIKCLFATETFSIGLNMPAKTVVFTNVRKFDGDKFRWITSGEYIQMSGRAGRRGIDDRGVCILMVDEKMEPSTAKNMVKGAADSLNSAFHLSYNMILNQMRCEDGDPENLLRNSFFQFQADRAIPDLEKQIKTLEEERESIVIDEEDSLKDYYNLLEQHRSLNKEVHDIVISPRHCLPYLQPGRLVSLQCTSSEEDLVPIFIEDQLTWGLIINFERIKGVSEDDANIKPEDASYKVDILTRCVVTKDKLGKKSVEIVPLKERGEPIVVSIPISQVNAISSLRLYIPKDLLPLEARENTLKKVMETLSRFSEKGLPLLDPEEDMKIQSNSYKKASRRIEALERLFERHEIAKSPLIKQKLKVFQRKQELTAKIKSIKKTLRSSTTLAFKDELKARKRVLRRLGYATSDNVVDLKGKVACEISSADELTLTELMFNGVFKDIKVEEMISLLSCFVWREKINDAAKPREELDLLYAQLQDTARRVAQLQLECKVQIDVETFVKSFRPDIMEVVYAWAKGSKFYEIMEITQVFEGSLIRSIRRLEEVLQQLIEAAKSIGEIELEAKFEEAVSKIKRDIVFAASLYL, from the exons ATGGGATCCTTAAAGAGGAAATCGCCGCCGGGAGAAGAAGAACCATCACCTTCCCACCAAGCACAACAACCACTACACGACTGTGTTCACGATGTCTCATATCCACATGGCTACGTTCACCCtccaccttcttcttcttcatcttccacAAAAGAACCTGCAAAGACCTTCCCTTTCACACTCGACCCCTTTCAATCTCAATCCATTACCTGTCTCGAAAACTCTGAATCCGTTATG GTGTCTGCACATACATCTGCTGGGAAAACTGTTGTGGCTTTATATGCAATTGCTATGTCTCTTCGAAATAAACAGCGTGTTATTTACACTTCACCTATCAAAGCACTTAGTAATCAGAAGTATAGAGAGTTTAAAGAAGAGTTTTCTGATGTTGGTTTGATGACTGGTGATGTTACCATTGACCCCAATGCTTCTTGCCTG GTCATGACTACGGAAATCTGGCGTAGTATGCAATACAAAGGGTCTGAGGTCACCAGGGAGGTGGCTTGGATTATTTTTGATGAGGTGCATTACATGCGTGATCGTGAAAGAGGTGTGGTTTGGGAAGAGAGCATTGTTATGTCGCCAAAGAATGCCCGTTTTGTCTTCCTATCTGCCACTGTCCCTAATGCCAAAGAATTTGCTGATTGGGTAGCAAAG GTACACCAACAACCTTGTCATATTGTTTATACGGATTACCGACCAACTCCCCTTCAACATTATATATTTCCTTCCGGAAGTGAGGGTCTGTACTTAGTTGTGGATGAAAAGGGAAAATTCCgtgaagacagctttcagaaagCTTTGAATGCTCTTATTCCCGCTGCTGATGGTGATAGGAAAAAAGAAAACGCCAAGTGGCAAAAAGGTTTGGTGCTGGGCAAGGCTGCTGAAGAAAGCGACATATTCAAGATGGTGAAAATGATCATTCAACGTCAATACGATCCTGTGATACTGTTCAGCTTTAGCAAGAGGGAGTGTGAATTTCTTGCAATGCAG ATGGCCAAAATGGATCTCAATGGGGATATAGAGAAGGACaacatagaaaaaatattttggtgTGCTATGGATATGCTTTCAGATGATGATAAGAAGCTTCCTCAG gtttCAAACATGCTACCCTTGCTCAAACGTGGAATAGGAGTACATCACTCTGGTTTACTCCCAATTCTAAAGGAAGTGATTGAGATCTTGTTTCAAGAAGGTCTAATCAAG TGTTTGTTTGCCACAGAGACCTTCAGCATTGGTTTGAATATGCCTGCAAAAACCGTTGTTTTTACAAATGTCCGGAAATTTGATGGGGACAAGTTTAGGTGGATAACCAGTGGAGAATATATACAAATGAGTGGTCGTGCTGGTCGACGAGGTATTGATGACCGGGGAGTATGTATCCTCATGGTTGATGAGAAAATGGAGCCTTCTACTGCTAAAAATATGGTTAAAGGGGCAGCTGATAGTTTAAACAG TGCCTTTCATTTAAGCTACAACATGATTTTGAACCAAATGCGCTGTGAAGATGGCGATCCAGAAAATTTACTCCGTAATTCTTTTTTTCAGTTTCAAGCTGATCGTGCCATTCCTGATCTTGAG AAACAAATAAAGACTCTTGAAGAAGAGAGGGAATCAATTGTTATTGACGAAGAAGACAGTTTGAAGGATTATTACAATCTTTTGGAGCAACATAGAAGTTTGAATAAAGAGGTTCATGACATTGTGATATCTCCAAGACACTGTTTACCTTATTTACAGCCTGGGAGGCTCGTTTCTCTCCAATGCACTTCTAGTGAGGAAGATCTTGTCCCCATTTTTATTGAGGATCAGTTGACATGGGGGCTGATCATTAATTTTGAAAGGATTAAGGGTGTTTCTGAAG ATGATGCAAACATAAAGCCGGAAGATGCATCTTACAAGGTTGATATTCTTACAAGATGTGTGGTGACGAAAGATAAACTTGGAAAAAAATCTGTTGAGATCGTTCCTCTAAAAGAACGTGGAGAACCTATTGTGGTTTCAATTCCTATATCTCAG GTTAATGCAATTAGCAGCCTGCGTCTATACATACCAAAGGATCTTTTGCCATTGGAAGCTCGAGAAAACACACTGAAAAAAGTTATGGAAACTCTTTCTAGATTTAGTGAGAAGGGATTGCCACTTCTAGATCCTGAAGAAGACATGAAG ATACAGAGTAACTCATACAAAAAAGCATCCCGTAGAATAGAGGCATTGGAGAGACTATTTGAAAGGCATGAAATTGCGAAGTCACCGCTTATAAAGCAAAAGTTAAAAGTTTTTCAGAGGAAGCAAGAGCTGACTGCAAAAATTAAGTCCATTAAGAAAACATTAAGATCATCTACTACTTTAGCATTCAAGGATGAGCTCAAGGCAAGAAAGAGGGTTCTTCGGAGGCTAGG ATATGCTACAAGTGACAACGTGGTCGACTTGAAAGGGAAGGTTGCTTGTGAAATTAGCAGTGCAGATGAACTTACCTTAACAGAACTGATGTTCAATGGTGTCTTCAAGGACATAAAGGTGGAAGAGATGATTTCTCTCCTATCTTGTTTTGTCTGGCGAGAAAAAATCAATGATGCTGCCAAACCTCGAGAAGAACTTGATCTGCTCTATGCACAGTTACAAGATACTGCTCGGAGAGTTGCCCAGCTTCAGCTTGAATGCAAG